A portion of the Liberibacter crescens BT-1 genome contains these proteins:
- a CDS encoding porin, protein MKIKNVLLSSVACLLAVSSAKAADAVKAEPETAEGVRVCEAFGSGYFYLPGSETCFKIGGYLRFEGDYGKNQYGTAGNLRSWDAFARAQVDLNAKTDTELGDLSSLISLRADGRNSTSRSVFLNQGYLSLSGFKVGYFRGWWDDDIVGETDTLANDETRLVSASYTYNAGLFGAGISLDGLGRYGNKDIGVGGKLSAAFGPVKANVIAGYDGGTKKAAVRGIVSSEVGPGTLEVAAVFANGMNYYYGVSRASLAVGYQLHVTDKFKITPGFQYFWGLGKYSAYADSAGAPVKVSLNTWRSGLAFDYEIIKNLDALLSVQFQPKFIESTGKVAKNQVTGFIRLQRTF, encoded by the coding sequence AATGTGTTACTGAGCTCAGTAGCTTGTTTGCTGGCTGTTTCTTCTGCTAAAGCAGCTGATGCTGTAAAAGCTGAGCCTGAGACTGCTGAAGGTGTGCGTGTTTGTGAAGCTTTTGGTTCAGGGTATTTTTATCTTCCTGGTTCTGAAACTTGCTTCAAGATAGGTGGTTATCTTCGATTTGAAGGTGACTATGGTAAAAATCAATATGGAACTGCCGGAAATCTAAGGTCTTGGGATGCTTTTGCACGCGCTCAGGTTGACCTTAATGCAAAAACTGATACAGAATTAGGTGATCTTAGTTCTTTGATTAGTCTACGTGCAGATGGACGTAATTCAACATCTCGTTCAGTATTTTTGAATCAAGGTTATTTAAGCTTAAGTGGTTTTAAAGTTGGTTACTTTAGGGGTTGGTGGGATGATGATATCGTAGGAGAAACTGATACGCTTGCCAATGATGAAACGAGACTTGTTTCAGCATCCTATACATATAATGCTGGTCTCTTTGGCGCAGGTATTTCTTTGGATGGTTTAGGAAGATATGGAAATAAGGATATTGGAGTAGGAGGAAAGCTTTCTGCTGCTTTTGGTCCTGTAAAGGCTAATGTTATAGCGGGATATGATGGTGGTACCAAGAAAGCCGCTGTTCGTGGTATTGTAAGCTCTGAAGTAGGTCCAGGTACATTAGAAGTTGCTGCTGTGTTCGCAAATGGTATGAACTACTATTATGGTGTTTCCAGGGCTTCTTTAGCTGTTGGGTATCAGTTGCATGTTACTGACAAGTTTAAGATTACTCCTGGATTCCAATATTTCTGGGGTCTTGGTAAATACTCTGCCTATGCTGATAGCGCTGGTGCTCCAGTTAAGGTTTCTCTTAATACTTGGAGATCAGGTTTAGCATTTGATTATGAGATAATAAAGAATTTGGATGCTTTGTTGAGTGTTCAGTTCCAACCTAAGTTCATTGAGAGTACTGGTAAAGTTGCTAAAAATCAAGTTACTGGTTTTATTAGGTTGCAGAGGACATTCTAA